Below is a genomic region from Gadus morhua chromosome 4, gadMor3.0, whole genome shotgun sequence.
CTTCTCACAGAGAAGACAATGTGAAATGCTAAAAAGTTAACATCATGAGACACACATCGACGGTAGTGCAAAGCCAGTCAGAAGAATCAGCcatttttttggtttgtaaaaataaaatgttgacTTTACACAAAGAATGTCAATATGAACGTAAATGTAGGGCTAGACCTAGTTGGTTTTGGAGATTACAATTTTTTGCGGGGGTATTTTGTAGGAGGCTATTTGCAAGAGATAAAATGCGATATTGACAACTAGTACGAGTAAAACATTCAGTTTTGCATTTCTCCCATAGGCCTAGGCCTGCCTCTCAGTAGTCCAATCGCAGCAGTCTAGTCTCCATCCGTAATATTCACTACATCTCAGTAGTTTCATCACACAGTCCAGTAGGCTATCCATCAGTAGCCTAATATTCACTAGCCTACATCAGTAGTCCCATTACACAGTCTAGTATCCATCAGTAATATTCACTACATCTCAGTATACCCATCACAGACTCTTAATAGTCACTACATCTCAGTAGTCACATGACACCGTCTAGTATCCATCAGTAATGTGTCCGGTGGATTTGCTCCGTGTTCCCGGTTTAGATGCATTTCTCCCGCGCGCTCTGCGCCACGTCGGTAAAGGTCACGTTAAGCGCGTGGTCCTTGGCGCCCATCACAAGTCCTCCTGCCGATGACATGCCGTTCCCGGTGCGCAGCCCGCTTAGTTCCGAAGGCTCCAACACGCACCCGGACTCGGACCCCTCCGCCGTGCACCCCTCCGCTGTACTTCGCTGCCCCTCAAACAAATAGCTCTCCGTCGTCATCGATGGAGAGCCGGAGTGGCCGGTATTAATCCCTGCCGGCTGGCCGGCGTGCGAGAAGCTCCCGTCGAGGCTGCCCTCCGACCGGCACTTGTTGGACTTGGAGATCCCGCGGACGCGCATCAGCGTGTTGGACGCCAGCGACGGCGAGTCATGCGAGACGATAGACGAGGTCATGTGACCGTCCATGCAGAGGAAGCGACCGCTGCCTTGCCGCCGCGCGCCCATCTTGCAGAACAGGCACTTGATCTTCTCAACCACCTTGAGGACCACTGTCTTCCGGAGGAGGATGTAGATCCAGGGGTCCAGGATGGGGTTGACCGAGGCCATGCGGATGGCCAGCAGGTCGGGGTTGATCTTCTGGTCGGCCTCTGGTGTGTACAGCTGGTTCACGAAGATCCTCAGCTGCGTGCAGTGAGACACTAGGTTAGGTTTCTGTAGATTAGTGTTATAATAGTTGAGTTCAAATAGTTTGCATTCATTTCGTTGGTATGGGTTTGGCCGAACACGGCCAAACCGTGTTCACAAGCCTGCTCTGTGACCACAGTCACGCCTGGCCCGGAGCCAACAGCAACACCAGGCCAAGCGTAAGCAAGCTGTTGTCGGCTGATCGAGTGACCTCAACTACATACAAGTTCAAAATGGTgccattcttttttatttaaagtcttAGATGACTTTGACTAGAATATAATATTCTAAAAAATGTTAAATGCTGTGGAAAAAGAATATTGCGTCACCTCCTAAAATTAACAAAACTTAACTACACTTACAGCTTCATAATACGAGGTCCTACTCACCACCAAAGGTATTGAGCAGATGATCACCACGGCGGAGGTGGCGGTCAGCAGGATCACCATTTGAATCTCCGCTCCGGCCAAACGCCCGAAACTCCGCCGGCGTCCCAGCTCTGCTACGCGCCTCGGGTCTGCTCCCAGCGACGTGCGCCGGAGGAAGCGCTTGTGCATCAACAGCAGCGCTCCGCACACCATCACGTTGCATATGACCGTGGCCAGTACCAGCGTGGAGTTCACGCCCGCGTACATCAGGTTATACGCGGCGACGCTCGTGTCGTTGGTCCGCCAGTCAATGAAGCACCATGTCGGCGGCTTCTGCAGCGCCACCTTCCCGAGCCCCATGCTGGGCAGCGCGCAGAAGAAAGCGTTGGAGATGTAGATGGCCAACAGAGTGAGCGCAGCGAGCCTTTGGTTGACGTGCCGGTTGTAGAAATACGCGTGGTTTATGGCCAGGTATCTCTCCACGGACATGGCGAAAACGATGCTGAGCTGCACCAGGAAGAAGAACAGGAGGATGAAACCGGAGTACTGGCACAGCGGGTCCCCCCCGGGCCATGCGCCCTTCATGTAGGTGCAGATGGTGACGGGGCTGGCCAGCAGGGTGCCCAGGAGGTCCGTCACCGCCAGCCCGCAGATGAGCGTGTAGAAAGTGGTCTCCTTCTGTTCCTTTCGGGATACTCGGAGGACCACGATGGCGGTGACGTTGCCCACCACCCCGAAGATGAACATAATGACGGGAATAGTGAGCTGCCCAGGCATCGCCGCTCCCACCTTGTTGTTCATCGC
It encodes:
- the ptger4b gene encoding prostaglandin E receptor 4 (subtype EP4) b isoform X1; protein product: MNNKVGAAMPGQLTIPVIMFIFGVVGNVTAIVVLRVSRKEQKETTFYTLICGLAVTDLLGTLLASPVTICTYMKGAWPGGDPLCQYSGFILLFFFLVQLSIVFAMSVERYLAINHAYFYNRHVNQRLAALTLLAIYISNAFFCALPSMGLGKVALQKPPTWCFIDWRTNDTSVAAYNLMYAGVNSTLVLATVICNVMVCGALLLMHKRFLRRTSLGADPRRVAELGRRRSFGRLAGAEIQMVILLTATSAVVIICSIPLVVSRTSYYEALRIFVNQLYTPEADQKINPDLLAIRMASVNPILDPWIYILLRKTVVLKVVEKIKCLFCKMGARRQGSGRFLCMDGHMTSSIVSHDSPSLASNTLMRVRGISKSNKCRSEGSLDGSFSHAGQPAGINTGHSGSPSMTTESYLFEGQRSTAEGCTAEGSESGCVLEPSELSGLRTGNGMSSAGGLVMGAKDHALNVTFTDVAQSAREKCI
- the ptger4b gene encoding prostaglandin E receptor 4 (subtype EP4) b isoform X2; this translates as MNNKVGAAMPGQLTIPVIMFIFGVVGNVTAIVVLRVSRKEQKETTFYTLICGLAVTDLLGTLLASPVTICTYMKGAWPGGDPLCQYSGFILLFFFLVQLSIVFAMSVERYLAINHAYFYNRHVNQRLAALTLLAIYISNAFFCALPSMGLGKVALQKPPTWCFIDWRTNDTSVAAYNLMYAGVNSTLVLATVICNVMVCGALLLMHKRFLRRTSLGADPRRVAELGRRRSFGRLAGAEIQMVILLTATSAVVIICSIPLVLRIFVNQLYTPEADQKINPDLLAIRMASVNPILDPWIYILLRKTVVLKVVEKIKCLFCKMGARRQGSGRFLCMDGHMTSSIVSHDSPSLASNTLMRVRGISKSNKCRSEGSLDGSFSHAGQPAGINTGHSGSPSMTTESYLFEGQRSTAEGCTAEGSESGCVLEPSELSGLRTGNGMSSAGGLVMGAKDHALNVTFTDVAQSAREKCI